In a genomic window of Nomascus leucogenys isolate Asia chromosome 4, Asia_NLE_v1, whole genome shotgun sequence:
- the MBD1 gene encoding methyl-CpG-binding domain protein 1 isoform X14 produces MAEDWLDCPALGPGWKRREVFRKSGATCGRSDTYYQSPTGDRIRSKVELTRYLGPACDLTLFDFKQGILCYPAPKAHPVAVASKKRKKPSRPAKTRKRQVGPQSGEVRKEAPRDETKADTDTAPASFPAPGCCENCGISFSGDGTQRQRLKTLCKDCRAQRIAFNREQRMFKRVGCGECAACQVTEDCGACSTCLLQLPHDVASGLFCKCERRRCLRIVERSRGCGVCRGCQTQEDCGRCPICLRPPRPGLRRQWKCVQRRCLRGKHARRKGGCDSKMAARRRPGSQALPPPPPSQSPEPTEPHPRALAPSPPAEFIYYCVDEDELQPYTNRRQNRKCGACAACLRRMDCGRCDFCCDKPKFGGSNQKRQKCRWRQCLQFAMKRLLPSVWSESDDGAGSPPPYRRRKRPSSARRHHLGPTLKPTLATRTAQPDHTQAPTKQEAGGGFVLPPPGTDLVFLREGASSPVQVPGPVAASTEALLQEAQCSGLSWVVALPQVKQEKADTQDEWTPGTAVLTSPVLVPGCPSKAVDPGLPSVKQEPPDPEEDKEENKDDSASKLAPEEEAGGAGTPVITEIFSLGGTRFRDTTVWLPRSKDLKKPGARKQ; encoded by the exons ATGGCTGAGGACTGGCTGGACtgcccagccctgggccctgGCTGGAAGCGCCGTGAAGTCTTTCGCAAGTCAGGGGCCACCTGTGGACGCTCAGACACCTATTACCAGAG CCCCACAGGAGACAGGATCCGAAGCAAAGTTGAGCTGACTCGATACCTGGGCCCTGCGTGTGATCTCACTCTCTTCGACTTCAAACAAGGCATCTTGTGCTATCCAGCCCCCAAG GCCCATCCCGTGGCGGTTGCCAGCAAGAAGCGAAAGAAGCCTTCAAGGCCAGCCAAGACTCGGAAACGTCAGGTTGGACCCCAGAGTGGTGAGGTCAGGAAGGAGGCCCCGAGGGATGAGACCAAGGCTGACACTGACACAGCCCCAGCTTCATTCCCTGCTCCTGG ATGCTGTGAGAACTGTGGAATCAGCTTCTCAGGGGATGGCACCCAAAGGCAGCGGCTCAAAACGTTGTGCAAAGACTGTCGAG CACAGAGAATTGCCTTCAACCGGGAACAGAGAATGTTTAAG CGTGTGGGCTGTGGGGAGTGTGCAGCCTGCCAGGTAACAGAAGACTGTGGGGCCTGCTCCACCTGCCTCCTGCAGCTGCCCCATGATGTGGCATCGGGGCTGTTCTGCAAGTGTGAACGGAGACGCTGCCTCCGGATTGTGGAAAGG AGTCGAGGGTGTGGAGTATGCCGGGGCTGTCAGACCCAAGAGGATTGTGGCCGTTGCCCCATCTGCCTTCGCCCTCCCCGCCCTGGTCTCAGGCGCCAGTGGAAATGTGTCCAGCGACGTTGCCTACGG GGTAAACATGCCCGCCGCAAGGGAGGCTGTGACTCCAAGATGGCTGCCAGGCGGCGCCCCGGATCCCAGGCACTGCCTCCACCACCCCCATCACAGTCCCCAGAGCCCACAGAGCCG CACCCCAGAGCCCTGGCCCCCTCGCCACCTGCCGAGTTCATCTATTACTGTGTAGACGAGGACGAGCTA cagcCCTACACGAACCGCCGGCAGAACCGCAAGTGCGGGGCCTGTGCAGCCTGCCTACGGCGGATGGACTGTGGCCGCTGCGACTTCTGCTGCGACAAGCCCAAATTCGGGGGCAGCAACCAGAAGCGCCAGAAGTGTCGTTGGCGCCAATGCCTGCAGTTTGCCATG AAGCGGCTGCTGCCCAGTGTCTGGTCAGAGTCTGATGATGGGGCAGGATCGCCCCCACCTTACCGTCGTCGAAAGAGGCCCAGCTCTGCCCGACGGCACCATCTTGGCCCTACCTTGAAGCCCACCTTGGCTACACGCACAGCCCAACCAGACCATACCCAGGCTCCAACGAAGCAGGAAGCAGGTGGTGGCTTTGTGCTGCCCCCGCCTGGCACTGACCTTGTGTTTTTACGGGAGGGCGCAAGCAGTCCTGTGCAGGTGCCGGGCCCTGTTGCAGCTTCCACAGAAGCCCTGTTGCAG GAGGCCCAGTGCTCTGGCCTGAGTTGGGTTGTGGCCTTACCCCAGGTGAAGCAAGAGAAGGCGGATACCCAGGACGAGTGGACACCAGGCACAGCTGTCCTGACTTCTCCCGTATTGGTGCCTGGCTGCCCTAGCAAG GCAGTAGACCCAGGCCTGCCATCTGTGAAGCAAGAGCCACCTGACCCTGAGGAGGACAAGGAGGAGAACAAGGATGACTCTGCCTCCAAATTGGCCccagaggaagaggcaggaggggcTGGCACACCCGTG ATCACGGAGATTTTCAGCCTGGGTGGAACCCGCTTCCGAGATACAACAGTCTGGTTGCCAAG GTCCAAAGACCTTAAAAAACCTGGAGCTAGAAAGCAGTAG
- the MBD1 gene encoding methyl-CpG-binding domain protein 1 isoform X20 produces MAEDWLDCPALGPGWKRREVFRKSGATCGRSDTYYQSPTGDRIRSKVELTRYLGPACDLTLFDFKQGILCYPAPKAHPVAVASKKRKKPSRPAKTRKRQVGPQSGEVRKEAPRDETKADTDTAPASFPAPGCCENCGISFSGDGTQRQRLKTLCKDCRAQRIAFNREQRMFKRVGCGECAACQVTEDCGACSTCLLQLPHDVASGLFCKCERRRCLRIVERSRGCGVCRGCQTQEDCGRCPICLRPPRPGLRRQWKCVQRRCLRHLAHRLRRRHQRCQRHTSLAVAPPTGKHARRKGGCDSKMAARRRPGSQALPPPPPSQSPEPTEPHPRALAPSPPAEFIYYCVDEDELKRLLPSVWSESDDGAGSPPPYRRRKRPSSARRHHLGPTLKPTLATRTAQPDHTQAPTKQEAGGGFVLPPPGTDLVFLREGASSPVQVPGPVAASTEALLQEAQCSGLSWVVALPQVKQEKADTQDEWTPGTAVLTSPVLVPGCPSKAVDPGLPSVKQEPPDPEEDKEENKDDSASKLAPEEEAGGAGTPVITEIFSLGGTRFRDTTVWLPRSKDLKKPGARKQ; encoded by the exons ATGGCTGAGGACTGGCTGGACtgcccagccctgggccctgGCTGGAAGCGCCGTGAAGTCTTTCGCAAGTCAGGGGCCACCTGTGGACGCTCAGACACCTATTACCAGAG CCCCACAGGAGACAGGATCCGAAGCAAAGTTGAGCTGACTCGATACCTGGGCCCTGCGTGTGATCTCACTCTCTTCGACTTCAAACAAGGCATCTTGTGCTATCCAGCCCCCAAG GCCCATCCCGTGGCGGTTGCCAGCAAGAAGCGAAAGAAGCCTTCAAGGCCAGCCAAGACTCGGAAACGTCAGGTTGGACCCCAGAGTGGTGAGGTCAGGAAGGAGGCCCCGAGGGATGAGACCAAGGCTGACACTGACACAGCCCCAGCTTCATTCCCTGCTCCTGG ATGCTGTGAGAACTGTGGAATCAGCTTCTCAGGGGATGGCACCCAAAGGCAGCGGCTCAAAACGTTGTGCAAAGACTGTCGAG CACAGAGAATTGCCTTCAACCGGGAACAGAGAATGTTTAAG CGTGTGGGCTGTGGGGAGTGTGCAGCCTGCCAGGTAACAGAAGACTGTGGGGCCTGCTCCACCTGCCTCCTGCAGCTGCCCCATGATGTGGCATCGGGGCTGTTCTGCAAGTGTGAACGGAGACGCTGCCTCCGGATTGTGGAAAGG AGTCGAGGGTGTGGAGTATGCCGGGGCTGTCAGACCCAAGAGGATTGTGGCCGTTGCCCCATCTGCCTTCGCCCTCCCCGCCCTGGTCTCAGGCGCCAGTGGAAATGTGTCCAGCGACGTTGCCTACGG CACCTTGCTCACCGCCTGCGTCGCCGTCATCAGAGATGTCAGCGACACACTTCCCTGGCTGTGGCTCCCCCAACT GGTAAACATGCCCGCCGCAAGGGAGGCTGTGACTCCAAGATGGCTGCCAGGCGGCGCCCCGGATCCCAGGCACTGCCTCCACCACCCCCATCACAGTCCCCAGAGCCCACAGAGCCG CACCCCAGAGCCCTGGCCCCCTCGCCACCTGCCGAGTTCATCTATTACTGTGTAGACGAGGACGAGCTA AAGCGGCTGCTGCCCAGTGTCTGGTCAGAGTCTGATGATGGGGCAGGATCGCCCCCACCTTACCGTCGTCGAAAGAGGCCCAGCTCTGCCCGACGGCACCATCTTGGCCCTACCTTGAAGCCCACCTTGGCTACACGCACAGCCCAACCAGACCATACCCAGGCTCCAACGAAGCAGGAAGCAGGTGGTGGCTTTGTGCTGCCCCCGCCTGGCACTGACCTTGTGTTTTTACGGGAGGGCGCAAGCAGTCCTGTGCAGGTGCCGGGCCCTGTTGCAGCTTCCACAGAAGCCCTGTTGCAG GAGGCCCAGTGCTCTGGCCTGAGTTGGGTTGTGGCCTTACCCCAGGTGAAGCAAGAGAAGGCGGATACCCAGGACGAGTGGACACCAGGCACAGCTGTCCTGACTTCTCCCGTATTGGTGCCTGGCTGCCCTAGCAAG GCAGTAGACCCAGGCCTGCCATCTGTGAAGCAAGAGCCACCTGACCCTGAGGAGGACAAGGAGGAGAACAAGGATGACTCTGCCTCCAAATTGGCCccagaggaagaggcaggaggggcTGGCACACCCGTG ATCACGGAGATTTTCAGCCTGGGTGGAACCCGCTTCCGAGATACAACAGTCTGGTTGCCAAG GTCCAAAGACCTTAAAAAACCTGGAGCTAGAAAGCAGTAG
- the MBD1 gene encoding methyl-CpG-binding domain protein 1 isoform X26, producing the protein MAEDWLDCPALGPGWKRREVFRKSGATCGRSDTYYQSPTGDRIRSKVELTRYLGPACDLTLFDFKQGILCYPAPKAHPVAVASKKRKKPSRPAKTRKRQVGPQSGEVRKEAPRDETKADTDTAPASFPAPGCCENCGISFSGDGTQRQRLKTLCKDCRAQRIAFNREQRMFKRVGCGECAACQVTEDCGACSTCLLQLPHDVASGLFCKCERRRCLRIVERSRGCGVCRGCQTQEDCGRCPICLRPPRPGLRRQWKCVQRRCLRGKHARRKGGCDSKMAARRRPGSQALPPPPPSQSPEPTEPHPRALAPSPPAEFIYYCVDEDELKRLLPSVWSESDDGAGSPPPYRRRKRPSSARRHHLGPTLKPTLATRTAQPDHTQAPTKQEAGGGFVLPPPGTDLVFLREGASSPVQVPGPVAASTEALLQAVDPGLPSVKQEPPDPEEDKEENKDDSASKLAPEEEAGGAGTPVITEIFSLGGTRFRDTTVWLPRSKDLKKPGARKQ; encoded by the exons ATGGCTGAGGACTGGCTGGACtgcccagccctgggccctgGCTGGAAGCGCCGTGAAGTCTTTCGCAAGTCAGGGGCCACCTGTGGACGCTCAGACACCTATTACCAGAG CCCCACAGGAGACAGGATCCGAAGCAAAGTTGAGCTGACTCGATACCTGGGCCCTGCGTGTGATCTCACTCTCTTCGACTTCAAACAAGGCATCTTGTGCTATCCAGCCCCCAAG GCCCATCCCGTGGCGGTTGCCAGCAAGAAGCGAAAGAAGCCTTCAAGGCCAGCCAAGACTCGGAAACGTCAGGTTGGACCCCAGAGTGGTGAGGTCAGGAAGGAGGCCCCGAGGGATGAGACCAAGGCTGACACTGACACAGCCCCAGCTTCATTCCCTGCTCCTGG ATGCTGTGAGAACTGTGGAATCAGCTTCTCAGGGGATGGCACCCAAAGGCAGCGGCTCAAAACGTTGTGCAAAGACTGTCGAG CACAGAGAATTGCCTTCAACCGGGAACAGAGAATGTTTAAG CGTGTGGGCTGTGGGGAGTGTGCAGCCTGCCAGGTAACAGAAGACTGTGGGGCCTGCTCCACCTGCCTCCTGCAGCTGCCCCATGATGTGGCATCGGGGCTGTTCTGCAAGTGTGAACGGAGACGCTGCCTCCGGATTGTGGAAAGG AGTCGAGGGTGTGGAGTATGCCGGGGCTGTCAGACCCAAGAGGATTGTGGCCGTTGCCCCATCTGCCTTCGCCCTCCCCGCCCTGGTCTCAGGCGCCAGTGGAAATGTGTCCAGCGACGTTGCCTACGG GGTAAACATGCCCGCCGCAAGGGAGGCTGTGACTCCAAGATGGCTGCCAGGCGGCGCCCCGGATCCCAGGCACTGCCTCCACCACCCCCATCACAGTCCCCAGAGCCCACAGAGCCG CACCCCAGAGCCCTGGCCCCCTCGCCACCTGCCGAGTTCATCTATTACTGTGTAGACGAGGACGAGCTA AAGCGGCTGCTGCCCAGTGTCTGGTCAGAGTCTGATGATGGGGCAGGATCGCCCCCACCTTACCGTCGTCGAAAGAGGCCCAGCTCTGCCCGACGGCACCATCTTGGCCCTACCTTGAAGCCCACCTTGGCTACACGCACAGCCCAACCAGACCATACCCAGGCTCCAACGAAGCAGGAAGCAGGTGGTGGCTTTGTGCTGCCCCCGCCTGGCACTGACCTTGTGTTTTTACGGGAGGGCGCAAGCAGTCCTGTGCAGGTGCCGGGCCCTGTTGCAGCTTCCACAGAAGCCCTGTTGCAG GCAGTAGACCCAGGCCTGCCATCTGTGAAGCAAGAGCCACCTGACCCTGAGGAGGACAAGGAGGAGAACAAGGATGACTCTGCCTCCAAATTGGCCccagaggaagaggcaggaggggcTGGCACACCCGTG ATCACGGAGATTTTCAGCCTGGGTGGAACCCGCTTCCGAGATACAACAGTCTGGTTGCCAAG GTCCAAAGACCTTAAAAAACCTGGAGCTAGAAAGCAGTAG
- the MBD1 gene encoding methyl-CpG-binding domain protein 1 isoform X24, translating into MAEDWLDCPALGPGWKRREVFRKSGATCGRSDTYYQSPTGDRIRSKVELTRYLGPACDLTLFDFKQGILCYPAPKAHPVAVASKKRKKPSRPAKTRKRQVGPQSGEVRKEAPRDETKADTDTAPASFPAPGCCENCGISFSGDGTQRQRLKTLCKDCRAQRIAFNREQRMFKRVGCGECAACQVTEDCGACSTCLLQLPHDVASGLFCKCERRRCLRIVERSRGCGVCRGCQTQEDCGRCPICLRPPRPGLRRQWKCVQRRCLRGKHARRKGGCDSKMAARRRPGSQALPPPPPSQSPEPTEPQPYTNRRQNRKCGACAACLRRMDCGRCDFCCDKPKFGGSNQKRQKCRWRQCLQFAMKRLLPSVWSESDDGAGSPPPYRRRKRPSSARRHHLGPTLKPTLATRTAQPDHTQAPTKQEAGGGFVLPPPGTDLVFLREGASSPVQVPGPVAASTEALLQAVDPGLPSVKQEPPDPEEDKEENKDDSASKLAPEEEAGGAGTPVITEIFSLGGTRFRDTTVWLPRSKDLKKPGARKQ; encoded by the exons ATGGCTGAGGACTGGCTGGACtgcccagccctgggccctgGCTGGAAGCGCCGTGAAGTCTTTCGCAAGTCAGGGGCCACCTGTGGACGCTCAGACACCTATTACCAGAG CCCCACAGGAGACAGGATCCGAAGCAAAGTTGAGCTGACTCGATACCTGGGCCCTGCGTGTGATCTCACTCTCTTCGACTTCAAACAAGGCATCTTGTGCTATCCAGCCCCCAAG GCCCATCCCGTGGCGGTTGCCAGCAAGAAGCGAAAGAAGCCTTCAAGGCCAGCCAAGACTCGGAAACGTCAGGTTGGACCCCAGAGTGGTGAGGTCAGGAAGGAGGCCCCGAGGGATGAGACCAAGGCTGACACTGACACAGCCCCAGCTTCATTCCCTGCTCCTGG ATGCTGTGAGAACTGTGGAATCAGCTTCTCAGGGGATGGCACCCAAAGGCAGCGGCTCAAAACGTTGTGCAAAGACTGTCGAG CACAGAGAATTGCCTTCAACCGGGAACAGAGAATGTTTAAG CGTGTGGGCTGTGGGGAGTGTGCAGCCTGCCAGGTAACAGAAGACTGTGGGGCCTGCTCCACCTGCCTCCTGCAGCTGCCCCATGATGTGGCATCGGGGCTGTTCTGCAAGTGTGAACGGAGACGCTGCCTCCGGATTGTGGAAAGG AGTCGAGGGTGTGGAGTATGCCGGGGCTGTCAGACCCAAGAGGATTGTGGCCGTTGCCCCATCTGCCTTCGCCCTCCCCGCCCTGGTCTCAGGCGCCAGTGGAAATGTGTCCAGCGACGTTGCCTACGG GGTAAACATGCCCGCCGCAAGGGAGGCTGTGACTCCAAGATGGCTGCCAGGCGGCGCCCCGGATCCCAGGCACTGCCTCCACCACCCCCATCACAGTCCCCAGAGCCCACAGAGCCG cagcCCTACACGAACCGCCGGCAGAACCGCAAGTGCGGGGCCTGTGCAGCCTGCCTACGGCGGATGGACTGTGGCCGCTGCGACTTCTGCTGCGACAAGCCCAAATTCGGGGGCAGCAACCAGAAGCGCCAGAAGTGTCGTTGGCGCCAATGCCTGCAGTTTGCCATG AAGCGGCTGCTGCCCAGTGTCTGGTCAGAGTCTGATGATGGGGCAGGATCGCCCCCACCTTACCGTCGTCGAAAGAGGCCCAGCTCTGCCCGACGGCACCATCTTGGCCCTACCTTGAAGCCCACCTTGGCTACACGCACAGCCCAACCAGACCATACCCAGGCTCCAACGAAGCAGGAAGCAGGTGGTGGCTTTGTGCTGCCCCCGCCTGGCACTGACCTTGTGTTTTTACGGGAGGGCGCAAGCAGTCCTGTGCAGGTGCCGGGCCCTGTTGCAGCTTCCACAGAAGCCCTGTTGCAG GCAGTAGACCCAGGCCTGCCATCTGTGAAGCAAGAGCCACCTGACCCTGAGGAGGACAAGGAGGAGAACAAGGATGACTCTGCCTCCAAATTGGCCccagaggaagaggcaggaggggcTGGCACACCCGTG ATCACGGAGATTTTCAGCCTGGGTGGAACCCGCTTCCGAGATACAACAGTCTGGTTGCCAAG GTCCAAAGACCTTAAAAAACCTGGAGCTAGAAAGCAGTAG
- the MBD1 gene encoding methyl-CpG-binding domain protein 1 isoform X25, protein MAEDWLDCPALGPGWKRREVFRKSGATCGRSDTYYQSPTGDRIRSKVELTRYLGPACDLTLFDFKQGILCYPAPKAHPVAVASKKRKKPSRPAKTRKRQVGPQSGEVRKEAPRDETKADTDTAPASFPAPGCCENCGISFSGDGTQRQRLKTLCKDCRAQRIAFNREQRMFKRVGCGECAACQVTEDCGACSTCLLQLPHDVASGLFCKCERRRCLRIVERSRGCGVCRGCQTQEDCGRCPICLRPPRPGLRRQWKCVQRRCLRGKHARRKGGCDSKMAARRRPGSQALPPPPPSQSPEPTEPHPRALAPSPPAEFIYYCVDEDELKRLLPSVWSESDDGAGSPPPYRRRKRPSSARRHHLGPTLKPTLATRTAQPDHTQAPTKQEAGGGFVLPPPGTDLVFLREGASSPVQVPGPVAASTEALLQAVDPGLPSVKQEPPDPEEDKEENKDDSASKLAPEEEAGGAGTPVITEIFSLGGTRFRDTTVWLPRAGTREGKMDVKCGRPRTQWSPRARAGTHEDGLETMSVSYHLQL, encoded by the exons ATGGCTGAGGACTGGCTGGACtgcccagccctgggccctgGCTGGAAGCGCCGTGAAGTCTTTCGCAAGTCAGGGGCCACCTGTGGACGCTCAGACACCTATTACCAGAG CCCCACAGGAGACAGGATCCGAAGCAAAGTTGAGCTGACTCGATACCTGGGCCCTGCGTGTGATCTCACTCTCTTCGACTTCAAACAAGGCATCTTGTGCTATCCAGCCCCCAAG GCCCATCCCGTGGCGGTTGCCAGCAAGAAGCGAAAGAAGCCTTCAAGGCCAGCCAAGACTCGGAAACGTCAGGTTGGACCCCAGAGTGGTGAGGTCAGGAAGGAGGCCCCGAGGGATGAGACCAAGGCTGACACTGACACAGCCCCAGCTTCATTCCCTGCTCCTGG ATGCTGTGAGAACTGTGGAATCAGCTTCTCAGGGGATGGCACCCAAAGGCAGCGGCTCAAAACGTTGTGCAAAGACTGTCGAG CACAGAGAATTGCCTTCAACCGGGAACAGAGAATGTTTAAG CGTGTGGGCTGTGGGGAGTGTGCAGCCTGCCAGGTAACAGAAGACTGTGGGGCCTGCTCCACCTGCCTCCTGCAGCTGCCCCATGATGTGGCATCGGGGCTGTTCTGCAAGTGTGAACGGAGACGCTGCCTCCGGATTGTGGAAAGG AGTCGAGGGTGTGGAGTATGCCGGGGCTGTCAGACCCAAGAGGATTGTGGCCGTTGCCCCATCTGCCTTCGCCCTCCCCGCCCTGGTCTCAGGCGCCAGTGGAAATGTGTCCAGCGACGTTGCCTACGG GGTAAACATGCCCGCCGCAAGGGAGGCTGTGACTCCAAGATGGCTGCCAGGCGGCGCCCCGGATCCCAGGCACTGCCTCCACCACCCCCATCACAGTCCCCAGAGCCCACAGAGCCG CACCCCAGAGCCCTGGCCCCCTCGCCACCTGCCGAGTTCATCTATTACTGTGTAGACGAGGACGAGCTA AAGCGGCTGCTGCCCAGTGTCTGGTCAGAGTCTGATGATGGGGCAGGATCGCCCCCACCTTACCGTCGTCGAAAGAGGCCCAGCTCTGCCCGACGGCACCATCTTGGCCCTACCTTGAAGCCCACCTTGGCTACACGCACAGCCCAACCAGACCATACCCAGGCTCCAACGAAGCAGGAAGCAGGTGGTGGCTTTGTGCTGCCCCCGCCTGGCACTGACCTTGTGTTTTTACGGGAGGGCGCAAGCAGTCCTGTGCAGGTGCCGGGCCCTGTTGCAGCTTCCACAGAAGCCCTGTTGCAG GCAGTAGACCCAGGCCTGCCATCTGTGAAGCAAGAGCCACCTGACCCTGAGGAGGACAAGGAGGAGAACAAGGATGACTCTGCCTCCAAATTGGCCccagaggaagaggcaggaggggcTGGCACACCCGTG ATCACGGAGATTTTCAGCCTGGGTGGAACCCGCTTCCGAGATACAACAGTCTGGTTGCCAAG GGCAGGCACTCGGGAAGGGAAGATGGATGTAAAGTGTGGGAGACCAAGGACACAGTGGAGCCCACGAGCACGAGCTGGAACCCACGAGGATGGCCTGGAAACAATGTCAGTCTCTTACCACCTCCAGCTTTGA
- the MBD1 gene encoding methyl-CpG-binding domain protein 1 isoform X28 — protein MAEDWLDCPALGPGWKRREVFRKSGATCGRSDTYYQSPTGDRIRSKVELTRYLGPACDLTLFDFKQGILCYPAPKAHPVAVASKKRKKPSRPAKTRKRQVGPQSGEVRKEAPRDETKADTDTAPASFPAPGCCENCGISFSGDGTQRQRLKTLCKDCRAQRIAFNREQRMFKSRGCGVCRGCQTQEDCGRCPICLRPPRPGLRRQWKCVQRRCLRGKHARRKGGCDSKMAARRRPGSQALPPPPPSQSPEPTEPHPRALAPSPPAEFIYYCVDEDELQPYTNRRQNRKCGACAACLRRMDCGRCDFCCDKPKFGGSNQKRQKCRWRQCLQFAMKRLLPSVWSESDDGAGSPPPYRRRKRPSSARRHHLGPTLKPTLATRTAQPDHTQAPTKQEAGGGFVLPPPGTDLVFLREGASSPVQVPGPVAASTEALLQEAQCSGLSWVVALPQVKQEKADTQDEWTPGTAVLTSPVLVPGCPSKAVDPGLPSVKQEPPDPEEDKEENKDDSASKLAPEEEAGGAGTPVITEIFSLGGTRFRDTTVWLPRYYHLALDWKCNCGYHPCCRSVLVP, from the exons ATGGCTGAGGACTGGCTGGACtgcccagccctgggccctgGCTGGAAGCGCCGTGAAGTCTTTCGCAAGTCAGGGGCCACCTGTGGACGCTCAGACACCTATTACCAGAG CCCCACAGGAGACAGGATCCGAAGCAAAGTTGAGCTGACTCGATACCTGGGCCCTGCGTGTGATCTCACTCTCTTCGACTTCAAACAAGGCATCTTGTGCTATCCAGCCCCCAAG GCCCATCCCGTGGCGGTTGCCAGCAAGAAGCGAAAGAAGCCTTCAAGGCCAGCCAAGACTCGGAAACGTCAGGTTGGACCCCAGAGTGGTGAGGTCAGGAAGGAGGCCCCGAGGGATGAGACCAAGGCTGACACTGACACAGCCCCAGCTTCATTCCCTGCTCCTGG ATGCTGTGAGAACTGTGGAATCAGCTTCTCAGGGGATGGCACCCAAAGGCAGCGGCTCAAAACGTTGTGCAAAGACTGTCGAG CACAGAGAATTGCCTTCAACCGGGAACAGAGAATGTTTAAG AGTCGAGGGTGTGGAGTATGCCGGGGCTGTCAGACCCAAGAGGATTGTGGCCGTTGCCCCATCTGCCTTCGCCCTCCCCGCCCTGGTCTCAGGCGCCAGTGGAAATGTGTCCAGCGACGTTGCCTACGG GGTAAACATGCCCGCCGCAAGGGAGGCTGTGACTCCAAGATGGCTGCCAGGCGGCGCCCCGGATCCCAGGCACTGCCTCCACCACCCCCATCACAGTCCCCAGAGCCCACAGAGCCG CACCCCAGAGCCCTGGCCCCCTCGCCACCTGCCGAGTTCATCTATTACTGTGTAGACGAGGACGAGCTA cagcCCTACACGAACCGCCGGCAGAACCGCAAGTGCGGGGCCTGTGCAGCCTGCCTACGGCGGATGGACTGTGGCCGCTGCGACTTCTGCTGCGACAAGCCCAAATTCGGGGGCAGCAACCAGAAGCGCCAGAAGTGTCGTTGGCGCCAATGCCTGCAGTTTGCCATG AAGCGGCTGCTGCCCAGTGTCTGGTCAGAGTCTGATGATGGGGCAGGATCGCCCCCACCTTACCGTCGTCGAAAGAGGCCCAGCTCTGCCCGACGGCACCATCTTGGCCCTACCTTGAAGCCCACCTTGGCTACACGCACAGCCCAACCAGACCATACCCAGGCTCCAACGAAGCAGGAAGCAGGTGGTGGCTTTGTGCTGCCCCCGCCTGGCACTGACCTTGTGTTTTTACGGGAGGGCGCAAGCAGTCCTGTGCAGGTGCCGGGCCCTGTTGCAGCTTCCACAGAAGCCCTGTTGCAG GAGGCCCAGTGCTCTGGCCTGAGTTGGGTTGTGGCCTTACCCCAGGTGAAGCAAGAGAAGGCGGATACCCAGGACGAGTGGACACCAGGCACAGCTGTCCTGACTTCTCCCGTATTGGTGCCTGGCTGCCCTAGCAAG GCAGTAGACCCAGGCCTGCCATCTGTGAAGCAAGAGCCACCTGACCCTGAGGAGGACAAGGAGGAGAACAAGGATGACTCTGCCTCCAAATTGGCCccagaggaagaggcaggaggggcTGGCACACCCGTG ATCACGGAGATTTTCAGCCTGGGTGGAACCCGCTTCCGAGATACAACAGTCTGGTTGCCAAG GTATTACCACCTTGCTCTTGACTGGAAATGCAACTGTGGTTACCACCCGTGCTGCAGGTCCGTCCTGGTTCCCTGA